One genomic segment of Rivularia sp. PCC 7116 includes these proteins:
- a CDS encoding PadR family transcriptional regulator, whose product MALTQAILALLTKKSASGYELAKQFNADFVHLWKASQQQVYRELAKLEEQGLVSCEIVPRDAFLDKKLCSITDAGKKYLMEWINKPSQPAILREDLILKMLAGGLVEPRVLREELERHRRLHLDALAKFQGMEKNYLDNKKSLAAEKKLQYLAVRRGVCYEQDWLNWCDEALEAIEELEKI is encoded by the coding sequence ATGGCACTGACGCAAGCAATATTGGCATTGTTAACAAAAAAGTCTGCAAGTGGTTACGAGCTAGCAAAACAGTTTAATGCTGACTTCGTTCACTTGTGGAAAGCTTCTCAACAACAGGTATATCGGGAATTAGCCAAATTAGAGGAGCAGGGTTTGGTTAGCTGTGAAATAGTACCGCGAGATGCCTTTTTAGATAAAAAACTTTGTTCGATTACAGATGCAGGCAAAAAATATCTGATGGAATGGATAAATAAACCTTCTCAACCGGCAATTTTACGCGAAGATTTGATATTAAAAATGTTGGCTGGTGGACTTGTTGAACCTAGGGTATTGCGAGAAGAGTTAGAACGTCATCGCCGACTGCACTTGGATGCTTTAGCAAAATTTCAAGGGATGGAAAAAAATTATTTAGACAATAAGAAATCTTTAGCAGCAGAAAAAAAATTACAATATTTAGCCGTGCGTCGGGGTGTTTGTTACGAACAAGATTGGCTCAACTGGTGTGATGAGGCTTTAGAAGCAATTGAGGAATTAGAGAAAATATAA
- a CDS encoding nuclear transport factor 2 family protein, which produces MKRVLAALIFTTLATVVPASMTSANPQNEVLLVNRFEKKNSRAQRQIRTFNSVNEIIPRSRASRLGKQFLQYFEAQDTDAISQLWAEDAAIELPYDLQGRIFPNREAAQGYIEGAVALFSEIRFEQIRLYETRNPNVVVVEAQGDFVVAENGKPYRNNYVFVFQTSGNKVSFIREYFNPLIIARTFGIDVTPNQTPN; this is translated from the coding sequence ATGAAACGTGTTTTAGCTGCTCTTATTTTTACTACTCTTGCGACAGTTGTACCTGCATCTATGACAAGTGCAAATCCTCAAAACGAAGTACTTTTAGTCAATCGTTTTGAGAAAAAAAATTCGAGAGCGCAACGCCAGATACGCACCTTCAACTCAGTAAATGAAATTATTCCACGTTCGCGGGCTTCCCGGCTAGGTAAGCAATTTTTGCAATATTTTGAAGCTCAAGATACTGACGCAATCTCTCAACTTTGGGCTGAAGATGCAGCAATAGAACTTCCTTATGATTTGCAAGGTAGAATTTTTCCGAATAGAGAAGCTGCACAGGGATACATAGAAGGAGCCGTAGCACTGTTTAGTGAAATTAGATTTGAGCAAATTCGTCTCTATGAAACCAGGAATCCAAACGTTGTGGTTGTAGAAGCTCAAGGTGATTTTGTGGTAGCAGAAAATGGCAAACCTTACCGAAATAACTATGTATTTGTATTCCAAACAAGCGGTAACAAAGTGAGTTTTATACGCGAATATTTTAATCCATTGATTATTGCTCGGACATTTGGGATTGATGTTACGCCAAATCAAACACCTAATTAA
- a CDS encoding bifunctional 2-polyprenyl-6-hydroxyphenol methylase/3-demethylubiquinol 3-O-methyltransferase UbiG codes for MSNFNDESVLDSWNQNAESWISTIENDEIESRKLVTNQAIVDAVLSYYPSSIIDIGCGEGWLTREFSVKGIEAWGVDGVDKLIQKAQLMNCGNFLVASYEDIINSSIPPTSLMKGGLFRDIQFDAAICNFSLLGKETVDNLIHSISSLLKNNQLLFIQTLHPVIGCGESAYIDGWREELWDCFNSEFITAAPWYFRKLETWLNLLKSAGFSILECREPINPKTKKPASIILIASH; via the coding sequence ATGTCAAATTTTAACGACGAATCAGTTTTAGATAGTTGGAATCAAAATGCCGAATCTTGGATAAGTACGATTGAAAATGATGAAATAGAAAGTCGGAAATTAGTTACGAATCAGGCAATTGTTGACGCAGTTTTGAGTTATTATCCTAGTTCAATTATTGATATCGGTTGTGGCGAAGGTTGGTTAACTCGAGAATTTAGCGTTAAGGGCATAGAAGCTTGGGGTGTTGATGGAGTTGATAAGTTAATTCAAAAAGCGCAGTTGATGAATTGTGGAAACTTTTTGGTTGCAAGCTATGAAGATATTATAAATAGTAGTATCCCCCCAACCTCCCTTATGAAAGGGGGGCTTTTTAGAGATATTCAGTTTGATGCTGCTATTTGTAATTTTTCTCTTTTAGGTAAAGAAACTGTAGATAATTTAATTCATTCAATTTCTAGTCTATTAAAAAACAATCAATTATTATTTATTCAAACGCTTCATCCGGTAATTGGTTGTGGGGAATCAGCTTATATTGATGGATGGAGAGAAGAATTATGGGATTGTTTTAATTCTGAATTTATAACAGCAGCACCTTGGTATTTTCGTAAATTGGAAACCTGGCTCAATTTATTAAAATCTGCTGGTTTTTCAATTTTAGAATGTCGAGAACCAATTAATCCCAAAACTAAAAAACCCGCTTCAATTATTTTGATTGCTTCTCACTAA
- a CDS encoding ATP-binding protein, which translates to MYTPSYSLPKLPKILIWIVWFICLLPLTLNFVGIDFASPAPPDLSLIQQASEPFQATEIMYRSLAGSFLHTILEWSAFCAAIFTVIFSLAHFKIKTDVTTPILGVTLFCSGMMDAFHTLAADRLIEAVADNRNLIPFTWAICRLANALLTMIGISIFMLGKSKKVRGNFGFIALISCGFGVLSYMVIHICATSERLPQTLFPQSLITRPWDVLPLILFIISGIFIYPRFYKKYPSLFSHALIISVIPNIATQAHMAFASSALFDNHFNIAHFLKIVAYLVPLAGLTLDYIYAHRELEKTNREFRHEILERQQAEAKLREFSQREDLLRSRLSSQITHSLELSDIFKNCVTEIYEILNLDYCSFSWYCCHNRNFKWDIVAEKISTSEFAIVQNSYLTEDIKCFLETIISSDNQAIDNISTINEPIIRDIIGKKNLNSVLIQNFLNHSGDVGIILCACSNSRSWTQEEIELVKQVKEQLIIALKQAQLYSEARTNAEQAQRALKDLQQVQTQLVQSEKMSALGNLVAGVAHEINNPVGFINGNLHHANEYIQDLINHLYLYQQYYPEPEAEIEENAETIDLDFLLEDLPKMIDSMKLGTDRIQNISTSLRTFSRADTDSKTSFDIHAGIDSTILILKHRLKANDKRPEIEIIKNYGDLPSVECFPGQLNQVFMNLLANAIDALDDYNQGRSFEEIQEKPNTIVICTEELVGKNQIAIHIQDNGPGIPEDIKKQIFDHLFTTKDVGNGTGLGLSIAKQIVEEKHQGSLECISAMDLGTAFVIKIPIED; encoded by the coding sequence GTGTATACACCATCTTATTCATTACCTAAACTACCTAAAATATTGATATGGATAGTTTGGTTTATCTGCTTGCTACCGTTGACTTTAAATTTTGTGGGCATTGATTTTGCTTCACCAGCACCACCAGATTTGAGTTTAATTCAGCAAGCAAGCGAACCATTTCAAGCTACGGAAATTATGTATCGTAGTTTAGCAGGAAGCTTTTTGCATACCATTTTGGAATGGAGTGCTTTTTGCGCGGCAATTTTTACCGTAATTTTCTCTTTAGCTCATTTCAAAATCAAAACGGATGTAACTACACCGATTCTAGGAGTGACTTTGTTTTGTTCTGGAATGATGGATGCTTTTCATACTTTGGCAGCTGACAGATTAATTGAAGCTGTTGCTGATAATCGCAATTTAATTCCTTTTACTTGGGCAATTTGTCGTCTTGCGAATGCTTTATTGACAATGATCGGTATTAGTATTTTTATGTTAGGAAAGTCGAAAAAAGTTCGCGGTAATTTTGGCTTTATAGCATTAATTAGTTGTGGCTTCGGTGTACTTTCCTATATGGTTATTCATATTTGTGCTACAAGCGAAAGACTTCCTCAAACGTTATTTCCTCAATCATTAATTACTCGCCCTTGGGATGTTTTGCCATTAATTTTGTTTATCATTAGTGGTATTTTTATATACCCGCGTTTTTACAAAAAATATCCGAGTTTATTTTCTCATGCATTAATTATTAGCGTTATCCCTAATATTGCCACTCAAGCACACATGGCTTTTGCTTCTAGTGCTTTATTTGATAATCATTTTAATATTGCTCATTTTCTAAAGATTGTTGCTTATCTAGTGCCGCTAGCTGGATTAACCTTAGATTATATTTACGCTCATCGTGAATTAGAGAAAACCAATAGAGAATTTCGTCATGAAATATTAGAACGTCAACAAGCAGAAGCTAAGCTAAGAGAATTTTCTCAGCGTGAAGATTTACTTAGAAGTCGTTTATCTAGTCAAATTACTCACTCTCTTGAATTAAGCGATATTTTCAAGAATTGCGTCACAGAAATCTATGAAATCTTAAATTTAGACTACTGTAGCTTTTCCTGGTATTGCTGCCATAATCGTAACTTTAAATGGGATATAGTTGCAGAAAAAATCAGTACATCTGAATTTGCTATTGTTCAAAATTCTTATCTTACCGAAGATATAAAATGTTTTTTAGAAACAATTATTAGCTCGGATAATCAGGCGATAGATAATATCTCCACAATCAACGAACCAATTATCAGAGATATTATTGGCAAAAAGAATTTAAATTCTGTTTTGATTCAAAATTTTCTGAATCATTCTGGAGATGTCGGAATTATTTTATGTGCTTGTAGTAATTCACGTTCTTGGACGCAGGAAGAAATAGAATTAGTTAAACAAGTTAAAGAACAACTAATAATTGCTCTCAAGCAAGCACAACTCTACAGTGAAGCTCGTACTAATGCAGAACAAGCTCAACGAGCTTTGAAAGATTTACAGCAGGTGCAAACGCAATTAGTGCAAAGCGAAAAAATGTCAGCATTAGGTAATCTGGTTGCTGGGGTTGCTCATGAAATCAATAACCCAGTTGGTTTTATAAATGGTAATTTACATCATGCAAATGAATATATTCAGGATTTAATTAATCATCTATATTTGTACCAGCAATATTATCCAGAACCGGAAGCAGAAATTGAAGAAAATGCAGAAACAATTGATTTAGATTTTTTGCTGGAAGATTTACCGAAAATGATTGATTCTATGAAACTGGGAACTGATAGAATTCAAAATATTAGTACATCTCTCAGAACTTTTTCTAGAGCCGATACTGATAGCAAAACTAGTTTTGATATTCATGCTGGTATTGATAGCACAATTTTAATTTTAAAGCATCGTTTGAAAGCTAATGATAAACGTCCAGAAATTGAGATTATTAAAAACTATGGAGATTTACCATCAGTAGAATGTTTTCCAGGTCAGTTAAATCAAGTATTTATGAATCTATTAGCAAATGCAATTGATGCATTAGATGATTACAATCAAGGACGTAGTTTTGAGGAAATTCAAGAAAAACCAAATACAATTGTAATTTGTACGGAGGAATTAGTCGGCAAAAATCAAATTGCTATTCATATTCAAGATAATGGCCCTGGCATACCAGAAGATATTAAAAAACAAATTTTTGACCATTTATTCACCACCAAAGATGTTGGTAATGGAACTGGATTGGGTTTATCAATCGCAAAACAAATTGTAGAAGAAAAGCATCAAGGTTCTCTTGAATGTATATCTGCTATGGATTTAGGAACCGCGTTTGTGATTAAGATTCCGATTGAGGATTGA
- a CDS encoding ankyrin repeat domain-containing protein, whose translation MSKKQPIHLIYSGQGGDYFGTEYEMLPENVHPSILEIGQILANQGMVYVGKLICSQFHQIEIYAYVSPEKHFAISVTAQESNFGGIDCVSRFADNSYLTTTTVKVIQNAYEEQGLFRVSLPGANISELITQHLAYVKDFEKRCGEVLTMFDDLLAIAHMVDEYTIRQQSNPGHGLLQFTSGLASAGMAQVIEDDIDNDENISLLEKLGEAAMYGKLAKVEQLIAEGADVNAITECGKTPLMLAAMYGHKSVIEALLNAGADPNLGGEEEFEEGTTALMCIASSLFASNRAEIIKFLVNQGADVNARNDSGETALIVACDNADSVKALIEAGADVNQADNEGNTPIMLADWAVQQLLREAGAI comes from the coding sequence ATGAGTAAAAAACAACCGATTCATTTAATTTATAGCGGACAAGGTGGAGATTATTTTGGTACAGAATATGAAATGCTACCAGAAAATGTCCATCCGAGCATTCTTGAAATTGGGCAAATACTAGCTAATCAAGGTATGGTTTATGTCGGAAAACTAATTTGCTCGCAATTTCACCAGATAGAAATTTATGCATACGTTAGTCCCGAAAAGCATTTTGCAATTTCAGTGACAGCACAAGAATCTAACTTCGGGGGAATTGATTGCGTCTCTAGATTTGCCGATAACAGTTATCTAACAACCACCACGGTAAAAGTTATTCAAAACGCTTATGAAGAACAAGGATTATTTCGCGTTTCTTTGCCCGGTGCAAATATTTCAGAACTAATAACACAGCATTTAGCTTACGTTAAAGACTTTGAAAAACGTTGTGGTGAAGTGCTAACGATGTTTGACGATTTGTTGGCGATCGCCCACATGGTAGATGAATACACAATCCGCCAGCAATCCAACCCAGGGCACGGTTTATTGCAATTTACGAGCGGGCTTGCTTCTGCTGGTATGGCTCAAGTAATAGAGGATGATATTGATAATGATGAAAATATATCTTTGTTAGAAAAACTTGGTGAGGCTGCAATGTACGGTAAATTAGCCAAAGTAGAGCAGTTAATTGCAGAAGGTGCAGACGTGAATGCAATCACCGAATGCGGCAAAACTCCCTTAATGTTAGCTGCAATGTACGGGCATAAAAGCGTTATAGAAGCGTTATTAAATGCCGGAGCAGATCCAAATCTGGGTGGTGAAGAAGAATTTGAAGAAGGTACAACAGCCTTGATGTGTATCGCTAGCAGCCTTTTTGCTTCTAACCGTGCTGAAATAATTAAGTTTTTAGTTAACCAAGGAGCTGATGTCAATGCACGTAATGATAGTGGTGAAACAGCACTGATTGTAGCTTGCGATAATGCCGATTCGGTAAAAGCATTGATTGAAGCGGGTGCCGATGTCAATCAAGCAGACAACGAAGGTAATACACCGATAATGTTAGCGGATTGGGCAGTACAGCAATTGCTTCGTGAGGCTGGTGCAATTTAA
- a CDS encoding SDR family oxidoreductase — protein sequence MGRLNNKTAVITGGTTGIGFASAKQFIEEGARVIITGRNQERLSEAAEKLGKNAIAVKADVLSLADLDRLATKVSEEFGKLDVLFANAGSGYFSPLEQVDEKFYDNQFDINVKGVFFTVQKLVGLLNPGASVILNASAVNQKGAAMGSIYFATKAAVRSFARSFAAELGDRRIRVNSLSPGIVRTDFQNKLDLPQGAFEGFIDAVVQTAPLHREGEVDEIAKAAVFLASDDSSYMSASDMVVDGGYMNV from the coding sequence ATGGGACGTTTAAATAATAAAACTGCGGTTATCACTGGTGGAACTACTGGTATCGGTTTCGCATCGGCTAAACAGTTTATTGAGGAAGGGGCAAGAGTAATCATTACTGGAAGAAATCAGGAGAGATTGAGCGAAGCAGCTGAGAAGTTAGGGAAAAATGCTATAGCAGTTAAAGCAGATGTGCTATCTCTTGCTGACTTGGATAGATTGGCAACTAAAGTTAGTGAAGAATTTGGTAAGCTCGATGTTCTGTTTGCGAATGCTGGAAGCGGTTACTTTTCTCCATTAGAGCAAGTTGATGAGAAATTTTACGACAATCAATTTGATATCAACGTCAAAGGTGTTTTCTTTACGGTACAGAAATTAGTAGGATTATTGAATCCGGGAGCAAGCGTAATTCTGAATGCTTCTGCCGTGAATCAGAAGGGAGCAGCTATGGGAAGCATTTATTTTGCGACAAAAGCGGCGGTGCGCTCCTTTGCTCGTTCCTTCGCAGCGGAATTGGGCGATCGCCGGATTCGGGTTAATTCATTAAGCCCTGGTATTGTCAGAACTGATTTTCAAAATAAGCTTGATTTACCACAAGGAGCATTTGAAGGATTCATCGATGCAGTTGTACAAACAGCACCTTTACATAGAGAAGGAGAAGTAGATGAAATTGCCAAGGCTGCGGTATTTTTAGCTAGCGATGATTCTTCTTACATGAGTGCTTCTGACATGGTTGTTGATGGTGGCTATATGAATGTTTGA
- a CDS encoding AraC family transcriptional regulator, with translation MSNPKEAPQTQLPSLIKKASWNGINVEYGLLDAVGEFDFAMPKNAISIAFAPHDKVTWSVDGGSSKTTRLPAGSAFIYGNRNFVWHKRERHSEYINIMLEPQFLEQVASENDISTPVEIQHKVIFLDSTILQVGQLMKSEILNGGVAGELYTESLRNLLAVHLLRNYTETSEKQQLEDGALDGLKLQQVKDFIEDNLAESLTIADIAAVLHMSQFHFARVFKAATGESPHRYVTQRRMERAKVLLEVTKFPVAEVAYRVGFYNPSHFTSQFRKYMGMTPKKYRDGNW, from the coding sequence GTGTCAAACCCAAAAGAAGCTCCGCAAACTCAACTTCCTTCTTTGATTAAAAAAGCTTCTTGGAATGGTATTAATGTTGAATATGGTTTGTTAGATGCTGTGGGTGAGTTTGATTTTGCTATGCCCAAAAATGCTATCAGTATTGCTTTTGCTCCTCACGATAAGGTAACTTGGTCGGTTGATGGTGGTTCTAGTAAAACAACTCGATTACCTGCTGGCAGCGCATTTATTTATGGAAACCGTAACTTTGTTTGGCACAAGCGGGAAAGACACAGCGAATATATTAATATCATGCTCGAACCCCAGTTTTTAGAGCAAGTCGCTTCAGAAAACGATATATCTACTCCCGTTGAAATTCAGCACAAAGTTATTTTTCTCGACTCTACTATTCTCCAAGTTGGGCAATTGATGAAATCAGAAATTCTTAACGGTGGGGTTGCCGGAGAGCTTTATACAGAATCATTGCGGAATTTACTGGCAGTTCATCTGCTGCGAAATTACACAGAAACCTCAGAAAAACAGCAGTTAGAAGATGGTGCCCTTGATGGCTTAAAGTTGCAGCAAGTAAAAGATTTTATTGAAGATAACTTAGCAGAAAGTCTGACAATAGCCGATATAGCTGCGGTGTTGCATATGAGTCAGTTTCATTTTGCTCGCGTTTTTAAAGCTGCAACTGGAGAATCACCTCATCGTTATGTGACGCAAAGACGCATGGAAAGAGCTAAGGTTTTGCTGGAAGTAACTAAATTCCCGGTAGCAGAAGTCGCTTATCGCGTCGGTTTTTATAATCCCAGTCACTTCACTTCGCAGTTTCGCAAATATATGGGAATGACACCGAAGAAGTATCGGGATGGGAATTGGTAA
- a CDS encoding type II toxin-antitoxin system PemK/MazF family toxin, whose product MKRGEIYYADLNPAVGSEVAKRRPVLIVSNDVNNKVANTITVVPITSSVARVYPFEVLLQPEDSGLSKISKVQANQVRTISKQRIEADVQGSLSQEIMRLVDAALKLHLGLE is encoded by the coding sequence ATGAAACGTGGTGAAATATATTACGCTGATTTAAACCCAGCAGTAGGTTCTGAGGTAGCAAAACGTCGTCCCGTTTTAATTGTTAGCAATGATGTCAACAATAAGGTTGCTAATACTATTACAGTTGTACCAATAACTTCGAGTGTGGCTCGCGTGTATCCATTTGAGGTTTTGTTGCAGCCAGAGGATAGCGGTTTATCAAAAATTTCTAAAGTACAAGCCAATCAAGTGAGAACAATTTCTAAACAGCGTATTGAAGCGGATGTACAAGGAAGTTTGAGTCAGGAGATAATGCGTTTAGTGGATGCAGCGTTAAAGCTGCATTTAGGGTTGGAGTGA
- a CDS encoding SDR family NAD(P)-dependent oxidoreductase, with protein MSKPVCVIVGVGAGNGESFARKFAGEGYQVAMLARNIDYLNKLSQEIPDSKAYQYDVTGIDQAAEVFNKIESSMGSISVLVYNAGAGAFANIDDATVEDFQRAWEVNSRGLFAVAKQVIPQMRKIDGGNIVIIGATASIKGGANFTPFASAKAAQRSLAQSMARYLDPQNIHVSYIIVDGVIYSEKTRQWMPDKPEDYFMKSDDIADSVFFLTQQKPSAWTFELDLRPFGEKW; from the coding sequence ATGAGTAAACCAGTTTGTGTAATAGTTGGTGTTGGAGCAGGTAATGGTGAATCTTTTGCTCGTAAGTTTGCGGGTGAGGGTTATCAAGTAGCAATGTTAGCCAGGAATATTGATTATTTAAATAAATTGAGCCAAGAAATACCTGATTCTAAAGCTTATCAATACGACGTTACAGGAATTGATCAAGCAGCAGAAGTATTTAATAAAATTGAATCGTCTATGGGATCAATATCTGTTTTAGTTTATAACGCCGGTGCTGGCGCTTTTGCAAATATAGATGATGCGACAGTAGAAGATTTTCAACGTGCTTGGGAAGTCAATAGTAGAGGTTTATTTGCTGTTGCTAAACAAGTAATTCCCCAAATGCGTAAAATCGACGGAGGAAATATTGTGATTATTGGAGCAACTGCATCTATTAAAGGTGGTGCTAATTTCACTCCCTTTGCTTCAGCGAAAGCCGCTCAACGCAGTTTAGCGCAATCGATGGCGAGATATTTAGATCCGCAAAATATTCACGTTTCTTATATTATTGTTGATGGTGTCATTTATTCAGAAAAAACTCGTCAATGGATGCCAGATAAACCAGAAGATTACTTTATGAAATCCGATGATATTGCTGATTCGGTATTCTTTTTAACTCAACAAAAGCCTTCAGCTTGGACTTTTGAATTGGATTTACGTCCTTTTGGGGAGAAGTGGTAA
- a CDS encoding alpha-amylase family glycosyl hydrolase, with product MVNTPPSRASDSQYNIENPQAEVEVIVETPDSNADIDLEFLYTRDIEFRQETIYFIVVDRFHDGNPRNNKGFNEELYDPDRKEWGKYWGGDLQGIIDKLDYLRNMGVTAIWLTPLFEQVEELFIESAAIHGYWTKDFKRLNPRYIAADDEPSLNKTQDTKNTDFDRLIEELHNRNMKLILDIVCNHSSPDTGGSKGELYDDGVKIADFNDDKDNWYHHYGEVSDWENEWQVQNCELSGLATFNENNVQYRSYIKSAIKQWLDRGVDALRVDTVKHMPIWFWQEFNSEMYNHKPDVFIFGEWIYSRPDDALSVEFANNSGMTILDFGLCMALRQALGTNDEAGFYLVNDILKQDYRYNGSRELITFIDNHDMHRFLSLNPDIDNLRLAVDFLMTSRGIPCLFYGTEQYLHNDTNADDNIYGNNDPYNRPMMENWDTETDIYWHVRKLSGLRRLNPAVSMGSQWEKYITPDVFCYVRRYNGSRCFVALNRGYALTIKEVDTELPDREHTCVLTGRKFEVKDGKIYNLELSPKEAIVISHVGERLKAQTLVRAQLNGVQTQPGERLVVIGDCPELGNWDIKKAYPLEYINSNTWFAEIPFNESAGKLISYKYVILREAISPLRENLLARRWVIASEGTVKWRDTWASGRES from the coding sequence ATGGTAAATACTCCTCCATCTCGGGCCTCGGATTCTCAGTATAATATTGAAAATCCTCAAGCAGAAGTAGAAGTTATTGTTGAAACTCCGGATTCCAATGCTGATATTGACTTGGAGTTTCTCTATACTAGGGATATTGAATTTCGTCAGGAAACCATTTACTTTATTGTTGTTGACCGTTTTCATGATGGTAATCCCAGAAACAATAAAGGGTTTAATGAGGAACTTTATGACCCCGATAGGAAAGAATGGGGTAAATACTGGGGTGGAGATTTACAAGGAATTATTGATAAGTTAGATTACCTGAGAAACATGGGAGTTACTGCGATTTGGTTAACTCCTTTGTTCGAGCAAGTTGAAGAATTATTCATTGAAAGTGCGGCTATTCACGGTTATTGGACAAAGGATTTTAAAAGACTCAATCCCCGTTATATCGCAGCCGATGATGAACCTTCTTTGAACAAAACTCAAGATACGAAAAATACTGATTTTGATAGATTAATCGAAGAATTGCACAACCGCAATATGAAGCTGATATTAGATATTGTGTGCAATCATAGCAGTCCCGATACTGGTGGTAGTAAAGGTGAATTGTACGATGATGGGGTAAAAATTGCCGATTTTAACGATGATAAAGACAATTGGTATCATCATTACGGTGAAGTTAGCGATTGGGAAAATGAATGGCAGGTACAAAACTGTGAGCTATCTGGTTTAGCAACTTTTAATGAGAATAATGTTCAATATAGAAGTTATATCAAGTCAGCAATTAAGCAGTGGTTGGATCGAGGAGTTGATGCCTTAAGGGTAGATACGGTTAAACATATGCCAATTTGGTTTTGGCAAGAGTTTAACAGTGAAATGTACAACCACAAACCAGATGTATTTATCTTCGGGGAATGGATTTACAGCCGCCCAGATGACGCTCTCTCTGTGGAATTCGCCAATAATTCTGGGATGACTATCCTAGATTTTGGATTGTGCATGGCACTTCGTCAGGCTTTGGGAACGAATGACGAAGCTGGGTTTTATTTGGTAAATGACATTTTAAAGCAGGATTATCGCTACAATGGTTCGCGGGAATTGATAACATTTATTGATAACCACGATATGCATCGCTTCCTTAGTCTTAATCCAGATATTGATAATTTACGCTTGGCAGTTGATTTTTTAATGACTAGTCGGGGAATTCCCTGCTTATTTTACGGTACCGAACAATATCTGCATAACGATACCAATGCAGATGATAACATCTACGGTAATAACGACCCCTACAACCGTCCGATGATGGAAAATTGGGATACCGAAACCGATATTTATTGGCATGTAAGGAAGCTTTCCGGGTTACGTCGTTTAAATCCTGCGGTATCGATGGGTAGTCAGTGGGAGAAATATATAACACCAGATGTTTTCTGTTACGTGCGCCGCTACAATGGCTCTCGCTGCTTTGTAGCTTTAAATAGAGGTTATGCTCTAACTATAAAAGAAGTTGATACCGAGTTACCGGATAGAGAGCATACTTGCGTATTGACAGGACGCAAATTTGAAGTCAAAGATGGGAAAATTTATAATTTAGAACTAAGTCCAAAAGAAGCAATAGTTATCAGTCATGTTGGGGAAAGACTGAAAGCGCAAACATTAGTTAGAGCGCAACTAAATGGAGTACAAACCCAACCCGGTGAAAGACTAGTTGTAATTGGGGATTGTCCCGAATTAGGTAATTGGGATATCAAGAAAGCATATCCTCTAGAGTACATTAATTCAAATACTTGGTTTGCCGAAATTCCCTTTAATGAAAGCGCTGGCAAACTAATTAGCTATAAATATGTAATTTTGCGGGAAGCGATTTCACCTTTACGAGAAAACTTGTTAGCTCGTCGCTGGGTGATTGCTAGTGAAGGTACCGTTAAATGGAGAGATACATGGGCTTCGGGGAGAGAGTCTTAA
- a CDS encoding TetR/AcrR family transcriptional regulator yields the protein MSRGPNKKFEPEMALSKAMEVFWARGYEAASLSELLQNMGISRKSMYDTFGNKQALFLKALEYYAQTNLRLIKEQLLASGSPLRNIEQLLLSMQKTHGKSGSKGCLLGTCTADFDTSDVEIAPVLRSYFNRLENIYYEAISRAQAAGELSKEASPRDLARMLVCTTQGMALVGRVLDSETIPTSVVLTTIKALKRM from the coding sequence ATGAGCAGAGGACCAAACAAAAAATTTGAGCCAGAAATGGCTCTAAGTAAAGCGATGGAGGTGTTTTGGGCGCGGGGTTACGAAGCTGCCAGTCTTAGCGAATTGCTCCAGAATATGGGCATCAGTCGTAAAAGTATGTACGACACTTTCGGTAACAAGCAAGCTTTATTTCTCAAAGCTTTAGAATATTACGCTCAAACTAATCTCCGTTTGATTAAGGAACAGTTGTTAGCATCAGGTTCACCGTTGAGGAATATCGAGCAACTTTTACTAAGTATGCAAAAAACTCACGGTAAATCTGGCAGCAAAGGCTGTCTTCTGGGTACCTGTACTGCGGATTTTGATACTAGTGATGTCGAAATCGCTCCCGTATTACGTAGTTATTTCAATAGGTTGGAGAATATTTACTACGAAGCTATTTCTCGAGCTCAAGCAGCAGGAGAGTTAAGCAAGGAAGCATCACCTCGCGATTTAGCGAGAATGCTGGTTTGTACAACTCAGGGAATGGCTCTTGTAGGTAGAGTTCTGGATAGCGAAACTATTCCGACTAGTGTTGTCTTAACGACTATTAAGGCTCTGAAAAGGATGTAA